TGTATATAACTATGCGTCATTTATTTAATAGAGGCTTTTATAAACCAATGGGTGTTTCGGGAGAGACACTTCGTGAGGCATTGTTAGTATTAAGGCCCGAAATTTACGGATCAATAGCAGACGAAAAAGCAGAATTAGAAGGTTTACTTTACGTAATAGACAGGTTACCTCATGGTATTGAAGAGTGTCGTTTTATTAACTTAACAAGTGATGAAGGATATAAAGATTCTCATTTTGAACCAATAATTCCACCAAAACGTAGACGTAATTGCTATCGTATTGATGACGAGCAAATGAATATTGAGATTACTAGAGGACGTTCTGAAATTTACGATATATTAACGCATTTAACCTTTTTATTTGTTGAGTCTCATAAAATTAGTAAGCGTGTGCTTATTGACGAAAATGGAGCGACTACTAGAGATTGGCAAAAATTAGAAGCGGCAGTTTTAACCAAGAAAAAACTAACGCAAAAAGAACGTGAAATAGCAATTACACATACAGCAAATATATTAGGGCGTACGTTTAAAGAATTGTCGACCGTTTATAACGTATTTGCATTACCAAGTAAACCAGAACGGTTATTACATATTGTTTATTGGTTAGGTAAATTAGCGATTGAAGAAGTGGTTAGTAATAATAAACGTACTGTAACTTTTAGTCCTGTTCTGAGAGAGCGTTTGGGACATCATATTCATGGTGAAATGTGGTCGAATACAATAAAAGAAACTTTGAAAAATGAAGGACTTTTAGAAAGGCCAATACACATAATTAGTGCCAATTTACATAGTGTGATGAACACCTTGTACGCGCCAATAGCGTTAAAAGCAGAAACAGCTAAAACGGAAATTTTTAAAGTTTACGAGGCATTAAGTCAAAGTGATAACAAAGCGTTACGTAATAAGGTTACTCTAAAAGCAGAACAACAAGGAATGATCTTTATTAAAGATACTTCTGGAACTAATATTGACGTTCAAATCTTTGATACATCTAAAATAGATTTGTCTAAAACCGATTTAAATTTACCAAAGCAAGATAAAGATAAGGAAGCACCTGTATTGTTTGTAATGGATTATGCGTTTGGAGAACAAGCTTACGAAACGATAGACGAGTTTTTAAAGCCTTTTAGTGAAGGCGAAAGCAAAACACATCTAAATGTAGAGTCTATCTCAATAATGGGTAAAGCAGGTATCTTAGAAGGAGGTAAAGGGGATATTATGATTCCTTCTGCACATATTTTTGAAGGGACAGCAGATAACTATCCTTTTAAAAATGAATTAAGCAAAACTGATTTAGAAGGGCAAGGTGTGGCAGTTTATGAAGGGGCAATGATTTCTGTTTTAGGAACGTCACTTCAAAATAAAGACATTTTGAAATTCTTTTATAATTCCACATGGAATGTTATTGGTTTGGAGATGGAAGGTGCACACTATCAAAAGGCAATACAAGCAGCATCTAAAGTTAGAGGTAGTATAAGGCCAGATGTAAAAGTAAGATATGCGTATTACGCTAGTGATAATCCACTTGAAACAGGAGGAACATTAGCTTCAGGAGGTTTAGGGACGTCAGGTGTCAAACCAACCTACTTAATAACTAGAAAAATATTACAACAAATATTCAATTAATAATTAGATTAAATAATGAGTCAAGAATTACCTAAAAAAAATAACGATAATAAGTCAGAAGAGATCGATTTATTAGTCCTTTTTAACCTAATAGGGAATGCTTTTGGTAAAGTGTATTCTTTTTTTGAGAGTATTGTAAAAACGCTGTATAAACTATTGATTTCAATTTTACTACATTTCTTTAGGTCAGCTAAATGGTATGCCATTGGATTGGTTTTGAGTTTTGTTATGGGGTATGTCTTAGATGAATACTCAGATAAACAGTATGGTGCTAATATGTTTATTAATACAAATTTTAATTCTACTAGACAGGTTTATGAAAATATTAGAAATCTAAATCAATTGGCGTCCATTGATAAGGATAGTAAGGAGATTGCCAAACAATTAAAACTAACAGAAGAGGAAGCGAGTCATATTAAAGGTTTTTTTATAGAGCCTGATGTCGATCAGAATATACAATTAAAAATGTATAATGAGTTTAGATCTGGCTTGGATTCTGTTGGAGCTTCACAATCTAATTTTAAAGATTATGTAGATGGACTGAAAAAATATAATTTTGGTAGTCATAAAATAGGAGTACTATCAACAAATAAGAATATTTACAAAAACTTGAAGACCAATTTTGTTGATTTTATAAGAGAAAACCCTTATTTGGATTCTTTGAAACAAACTAATTTAGCTAATTTAAGATCTAGGATTAAAGATATTACGACTCAAGAAGAAATCTTAGATTCGTTAAAAAACAGCTACTTAGCTATTCGTATAAAGGAGTCTGAGAAGTCTGTTAGCGATGGTGGTGGTAATGGAACAAATTTGTATATGGGTAACGCGCAGTCCAATGAATTGTTGGTTGATGAATCTAAAATCACTAACCTTTTATACGTCTTGGCTTCCGAAAAAACGGAATTAGAAAACGAATTTTATCTAAAACAGAATGTAATTGATGTAGTCTCTAATTTTCCTGTATCTGGATATGATATATCAGTATGGACCGATTATAAAAAGTATACCTTTCCTATTGCTTGTTTTATTTTAATATTTATTATGCTAAACGGACTGCAGTTGAGTCGTTTTTTGAAAGCACAAAAGTAGTAATATATTTGCTTAATTAAGGTGTTATATGGTATTGGTCGATTAGCTTGATTAAACAGTTGTGGTTAGTTGGTTATCTAGTTTAGTTAACAAAAATCAAGATTATTTGTTGGCTAATAGTATCTGCTGTAAGATATAATATGTAGCGTTTTTTTTGTTATCCATTAAAACAAGAAGATTTGATTGTTTTGTCTCCAGTTTTATATTTAAAACTTAGTTATTAATAAGAGGATGCTGTAGCGATAAAAAAAATGTTTAGTTATAAAAATAATTGATTTGTTCTATAGATTAGTCCGTTAAGATCAGATAAGCCTATAAATTTATGTATTCAGAAAAATATCACGACCAAGACTTGTTAAGTTTTTCCTTTTTAATAACGGGGGGAGCGGGTTTTATAGGTTCTAATCTTGTGGAATATTTGCTTAAGAACAAGGTTAAAAAAGTTGTTGTGCTAGATAATTTGGAGACAGGAAATCTACAAAATCTAATAGAATTTGAAAATTGTAGTAATTTTACTTTTATTAAAGGAGATATTACAAATTTAGAAACGTGCAAACACGTTATGAATAATGTGGATTATGTTTTGCATCAGGCGGCTTTGGGCTCTGTGCCAAGATCTATAGATAATCCAATTGCCTCTAATAATGCTAATATTAATGGTTTTTTAAACGTCTTGGTAGCAGCAAAAGAATCTAAAACAGTTAAAAGAGTGATTTATGCAGCATCGTCTAGTACTTATGGGGATAGTGAAAGTTTACCCAAGGTGGAAGATTGTATAGGTAAACCATTATCTCCTTATGCAGTAACAAAGTATGTCAATGAATTGTATGCAGATGTCTTTTATAAAACTTATGGTTTAGAAACAATAGGATTGAGATATTTTAATGTTTTTGGACCTAAACAAGATCCAAATGGGGCGTACGCGGCTGTAATCCCTAAGTTTATTAATCAAATATTAGAAAATCAAACGATCACCATTAATGGAGACGGTGAGCATTCTCGAGATTTTACTTTTGTTGAAAATGTCGTTCAAGCAAATATTAAAGCCGCTTTAACGACTAATGTAAAAGCTGTAAATGAAGTTTATAATATTGGATGTGGTGATCAGATTAGTTTGAATCAACTGACTGATACGATTATTGAGAACTTAAAACAGGTAAATTTTGATAGTGTTAATCAAATCCAATATAAAGACGCTAGACTTGGTGATGTTAAACACTCGTTAGCTGATATTTCAAAAGCTAAGAATATTTTGAATTACAATCCGAGATACAAATTTATAGATGGGATAACTAGAACCTCTTTATGGTTTTATAATCAAAAAAATAAATGAAAGATAGTATAGTAATAGTTGGTCTGGGTTATGTAGGTTTACCTTTGGCTATAGAGTTTTCTAGAGAATTTGAAGTTATTGGTTTTGATATAAATAATTGCCGAATACTAGAGCTTCAAGATAATATAGATCGCACTCTGGAAGTGTCTTCGGAAGTTTTAAAGGCATCAAAAAAATTAGTCTTTACTAATAAAACAGAAGACATTATAAACGCTAATATATACATAGTAACGGTTCCAACGCCGATTACTAAGCATAAATCTCCGGATTTGCAACCATTGATTAAAGCTAGTAAAACTATAGGTAAGGTCTTATCAAAAGGTGATATTGTTATTTATGAATCTACCGTTTTTCCCGGCTGTACCGAGGAAGTCTGTGCTCCTATTCTAGAACAAGAAAGTGGACTCAAATTTAATCAGGATTTTTTCTGTGGTTATTCACCAGAGCGTATTAATCCAGGTGATAAAATTCATACCATTAGTAAAATAATAAAAGTTACTTCAGGTAGTACTCCAGAGATAGCTACAAAAGTAGATGAGCTTTATAAAACTATAATTACCGCGGGTACACATAAGACAAGTTCTATAAAAGTAGCAGAAGCCGCTAAAGTTATAGAAAATACCCAGCGGGATTTAAATATTGCATTTATTAATGAGCTGTCTATTATTTTTGATAAATTAAGTATTGATACAACGCAAGTGTTAGCTGCAGCAGGAACAAAATGGAATTTCTTGCCATTTACACCAGGCTTAGTGGGCGGGCATTGTATAGGTGTAGATCCTTATTATTTAACCCATAAGGCAGAATCTGTTGGATATTACCCCGAGGTAATATTAGCGGGACGAAGAATAAATTCTAATATGGGGATTTTTGTGGCTAATAAATTGATAAAATTATTAGCTTTAAATGGAAACGAAATAAAAAATGCAGAAGTACTTGTTATGGGAATAACTTTTAAAGAAAATTGTCCAGATATTAGAAATACAGGTGTAATAAATGTTGTTAATGAACTGACTGAATTTGGATTAAAAGTAGACGTCTATGATTCTTTTGCAAATAAAGAAGAGGTTAAAAAAGAATACAATATAGATTTAATTCCATCTATTACTGCTAAGTATAAAGCCATCGTATTGGCAGTAAAGCATGATAGTTTTAAAGCTCTAGATTGGGATAAAATAGTATCTAAAGATACTATAGTATTTGATTTGAAAGGATTTTTACCTGAAAGATTAGTGTCTGCACGTTTGTAATACCTAATAGAAACTTAACCAACGTCAATTAACTGTATCTATTAAAATCAACGATAAAAAAACAACTTTAATCGGTAAAATACTTATTTAGTGAATACTAAAACACAAAAAGCTTTATAAAAAGACTATTTTTGTTAATAGTTGTTTAGTATAGGCTGCAATTATCTTTATTGTTATTTTAAGGGTAATTAGGTAGTGTAAAAGGCTTAATCGAAATAAAATAGATTTAATTTAAAACAATATATAAAATATGACTAATCGTACCTTTTTAGTGACAGGAGGAGCAGGATTTATAGGGTCCCATGTCGTTAGATTATTTGTAAAAAAATATCCAAACTATAAAATAGTTAATTTAGATGCTTTAACATATGCAGGTAATTTAGAAAATCTAACAGATATAGAGGATGCTCCAAATTATACATTCATAAAAGGTGATATTACAAACGAGGACTTTATTAATGCACTTTTCAAAGAGCATAAATTTGATAATGTAATACATTTAGCTGCAGAATCTCATGTAGATAGATCGATTAAAGATCCATTAGCGTTTGTAAGAACAAATGTTATTGGGACAATGATTTTGTTAAATGCGTTTAAAGCACTTTGGAAGGATAATTTCAATGATAAATTATTCTATCATATCAGTACAGATGAAGTTTATGGTTCTCTAGGAGAAATGGGTTTGTTTGAAGAAACAACAGCTTACGACCCAAACTCACCATATTCAGCTTCAAAAGCAAGTTCAGATCACTTTGTAAGAGCATATGGAGAAACTTATGGAATGCCGTATGTTATAACAAATTGTTCTAATAATTATGGTCAAAACCAGTTCCCGGAAAAATTGATTCCTTTATTTATTAATAATATAATAAATAATAAGCCTTTGCCGGTTTATGGAGACGGTAACTATACTAGAGACTGGTTATATGTAATAGATCATGCTATTGCTATCGATTTAGTGTTTCATAAAGGTAAGCAAGGAGATACTTATAATATTGGAGGTTTTAACGAGTGGAAAAATATTGACTTAGTAAAACTACTTTGTCAGCAAATGGATGTTGCATTAGGCAGAGATAAAGGATCTTCTGAAAAATTAATAACGTATGTTAAAGATCGTCCAGGACATGATTTAAGATATGCTATTGATGCCACAAAAATCAATAAAGAGCTAGGTTGGAAACCTTCTGTAACCTTTGAGCAAGGCTTAAAAATTACTATAGATTGGTATTTAAATAATGAAAATTGGTTAAATAGTGTTACAAGTGGATCATACCAAGCGTAT
This portion of the Olleya sp. Bg11-27 genome encodes:
- a CDS encoding SDR family oxidoreductase — encoded protein: MYSEKYHDQDLLSFSFLITGGAGFIGSNLVEYLLKNKVKKVVVLDNLETGNLQNLIEFENCSNFTFIKGDITNLETCKHVMNNVDYVLHQAALGSVPRSIDNPIASNNANINGFLNVLVAAKESKTVKRVIYAASSSTYGDSESLPKVEDCIGKPLSPYAVTKYVNELYADVFYKTYGLETIGLRYFNVFGPKQDPNGAYAAVIPKFINQILENQTITINGDGEHSRDFTFVENVVQANIKAALTTNVKAVNEVYNIGCGDQISLNQLTDTIIENLKQVNFDSVNQIQYKDARLGDVKHSLADISKAKNILNYNPRYKFIDGITRTSLWFYNQKNK
- a CDS encoding nucleotide sugar dehydrogenase encodes the protein MKDSIVIVGLGYVGLPLAIEFSREFEVIGFDINNCRILELQDNIDRTLEVSSEVLKASKKLVFTNKTEDIINANIYIVTVPTPITKHKSPDLQPLIKASKTIGKVLSKGDIVIYESTVFPGCTEEVCAPILEQESGLKFNQDFFCGYSPERINPGDKIHTISKIIKVTSGSTPEIATKVDELYKTIITAGTHKTSSIKVAEAAKVIENTQRDLNIAFINELSIIFDKLSIDTTQVLAAAGTKWNFLPFTPGLVGGHCIGVDPYYLTHKAESVGYYPEVILAGRRINSNMGIFVANKLIKLLALNGNEIKNAEVLVMGITFKENCPDIRNTGVINVVNELTEFGLKVDVYDSFANKEEVKKEYNIDLIPSITAKYKAIVLAVKHDSFKALDWDKIVSKDTIVFDLKGFLPERLVSARL
- the rfbB gene encoding dTDP-glucose 4,6-dehydratase, with protein sequence MTNRTFLVTGGAGFIGSHVVRLFVKKYPNYKIVNLDALTYAGNLENLTDIEDAPNYTFIKGDITNEDFINALFKEHKFDNVIHLAAESHVDRSIKDPLAFVRTNVIGTMILLNAFKALWKDNFNDKLFYHISTDEVYGSLGEMGLFEETTAYDPNSPYSASKASSDHFVRAYGETYGMPYVITNCSNNYGQNQFPEKLIPLFINNIINNKPLPVYGDGNYTRDWLYVIDHAIAIDLVFHKGKQGDTYNIGGFNEWKNIDLVKLLCQQMDVALGRDKGSSEKLITYVKDRPGHDLRYAIDATKINKELGWKPSVTFEQGLKITIDWYLNNENWLNSVTSGSYQAYYKKQYS
- a CDS encoding DUF6909 family protein; this translates as MSSMIKKHERTRAQESSNAIERMYITMRHLFNRGFYKPMGVSGETLREALLVLRPEIYGSIADEKAELEGLLYVIDRLPHGIEECRFINLTSDEGYKDSHFEPIIPPKRRRNCYRIDDEQMNIEITRGRSEIYDILTHLTFLFVESHKISKRVLIDENGATTRDWQKLEAAVLTKKKLTQKEREIAITHTANILGRTFKELSTVYNVFALPSKPERLLHIVYWLGKLAIEEVVSNNKRTVTFSPVLRERLGHHIHGEMWSNTIKETLKNEGLLERPIHIISANLHSVMNTLYAPIALKAETAKTEIFKVYEALSQSDNKALRNKVTLKAEQQGMIFIKDTSGTNIDVQIFDTSKIDLSKTDLNLPKQDKDKEAPVLFVMDYAFGEQAYETIDEFLKPFSEGESKTHLNVESISIMGKAGILEGGKGDIMIPSAHIFEGTADNYPFKNELSKTDLEGQGVAVYEGAMISVLGTSLQNKDILKFFYNSTWNVIGLEMEGAHYQKAIQAASKVRGSIRPDVKVRYAYYASDNPLETGGTLASGGLGTSGVKPTYLITRKILQQIFN